One Solanum pennellii chromosome 10, SPENNV200 genomic region harbors:
- the LOC107002402 gene encoding L-galactono-1,4-lactone dehydrogenase, mitochondrial — translation MLRSFTSKRSLQSLLHHHYRRCRQNPQFPIFNPRPFSSSPGQPSSDAELRKYIGYTLLLLGSAAATYYSFPFSENARDKKAQLFRYAPLPDDLHTVSNWSGTHEVRTRTFLQPESIEELEGIVEEANVRKHKIRPVGSGLSPNGIGLTRAGMVNLALMDKVLSVDEEKKRVTVQAGIRVQQLVDEIEEFGITLQNFASIREQQIGGIVQVGAHGTGARLPPIDEQVISMKLVTPAKGTIEISKEKDPELFYLARCGLGGLGVVAEVTLQCVERQELVEHTFLSNMKDIKKNHKKFLSENKHVKYLYIPYTDAVVVVTCNPMSKDKGPPKNKPKYTAEEALQHVRDLYLESLTKYRDSGSPDEPEIVELSFTELRDKLLAMDPLNKEHVIKVNKAEAEYWRKSEGYRVGWSDEILGFDCGGHQWVSETCFPAGTLSKPSMKDLEYIEELMQLIEKESVPAPAPIEQRWTACSKSRMSPAYSSADDDIFSWVGIIMYLPTMDARQRRQITEEFFHYRHMTQSQLWDQYSAFEHWAKIEVPKDKEELAALQARLKKKFPVDAYNQARKELDPNRILSNNMLEKLFPSSEAV, via the exons ATGCTCCGTTCCTTCACTTCCAAACGCTCTCTTCAATCCCTTCTCCACCACCACTACCGCCGCTGCCGTCAGAATCCTCAATTCCCAATCTTCAATCCCCGTCCCTTTTCTTCATCGCCGGGACAGCCGTCTTCCGACGCCGAGCTCCGGAAATACATCGGATACACACTTCTCCTCTTAGGTTCTGCTGCCGCCACGTATTATTCCTTTCCATTCTCGGAAAACGCGAGAGACAAAAAAGCTCAGCTATTTCGGTATGCTCCATTGCCGGATGATCTTCATACTGTGTCTAATTGGAGTGGGACTCATGAGGTTCGGACTCGCACTTTCTTGCAACCCGAGTCAATTGAGGAGCTTGAAGGGATTGTGGAAGAAGCGAATGTGAGGAAGCATAAGATCCGGCCGGTTGGGTCGGGTTTGTCGCCGAATGGGATTGGGTTAACACGAGCTGGGATGGTGAATTTGGCGTTAATGGATAAGGTTTTGAGTGTGGATGAGGAGAAGAAAAGGGTTACTGTTCAAGCTGGGATTCGGGTTCAGCAGCTTGTGGATGAGATTGAGGAGTTTGGGATTACTCTTCAGAACTTTGCTTCCATAAGAGAACAACAGATTGGTGGCATTGTTCAG GTTGGTGCCCATGGCACTGGTGCCAGGTTGCCTCCAATTGATGAACAAGTCATAAGCATGAAATTGGTTACCCCTGCCAAAGGCACAATAGAAATTTCAAAAGAGAAAGATCCAGAACTCTTTTATCTAGCTCGATGTGGACTTGGGGGACTTGGTGTGGTTGCAGAAGTCACTCTTCAGTGTGTTGAGAGGCAGGAGCTTGTAGAACATACATTCCTGTCTAACATGAAAGATATCAAGAAAAATCACAA GAAATTCCTATCCGAGAACAAGCATGTCAAATACTTGTACATTCCATATACTGATGCCGTTGTGGTTGTGACATGCAATCCTATGTCTAAGGATAAAGGTCCACCAAAGAACAAACCTAAATATACTGCAGAAGAAGCCTTGCAGCATGTCCGAGATCTCTATTTGGAGTCGTTGACTAAGTACAG AGATTCTGGTTCTCCAGATGAACCTGAAATAGTTGAACTATCATTCACTGAACTGAGAGATAAACTACTTGCGATGGATCCTCTCAACAAGGAGCATGTAATTAAAGTCAACAAAGCTGAGGCAGAATACTGGAGGAAATCAGAAGGGTATCGAGTTGGCTGGAGTGATGAAATTTTAGGGTTCGACTGTGGTGGCCACCAGTGGGTATCAGAGACATGTTTCCCTGCAGGTACACTCTCAAAGCCTAGCATGAAAGACCTGGAGTACATAGAGGAGTTGATGCAGCTCATTGAGAAAGAAAGTGTACCTGCCCCTGCACCTATAGAGCAGAGATGGACTGCTTGCAGTAAAAGTCGAATGAGTCCAGCTTATAGCTCAGCGGATGATGATATATTCTCATGG GTTGGAATTATCATGTATCTTCCAACCATGGATGCTCGGCAGAGAAGGCAAATCACGGAGGAGTTCTTCCACTACAGGCATATGACACAATCACAGTTGTGGGATCAGTATTCTGCTTTTGAACATTGGGCAAAGATTGAG GTTCCCAAGGACAAAGAAGAGCTTGCAGCTCTGCAGGCAAGGCTCAAGAAGAAATTCCCTGTGGATGCATACAATCAAGCGCGAAAGGAGCTGGACCCAAACCGCATCCTATCTAATAACATGCTTGAAAAGCTCTTCCCTTCATCTGAGGCTGTGTAA
- the LOC107002371 gene encoding lycopene beta cyclase, chloroplastic, whose product MDTLLKTPNKLEFLQPFHGFAVKGSSFSSVKPLKLGFKKFCENWGRGVCAKARSSTLLELVPEIKKENLDFELPMCDPSKGLVVDLAVVGGGPAGLAVAQQVSEAGLSVCSIDPSPKLIWPNNYGVWVDEFEAMDLLDCLDATWSGAVVYVDDDKTKNLDRPYGRVNRKQLKSKMMQKCIINGVKFHQAKVIKVIHEEAKSMLICSDGVTIQATVVLDATGFSRCLVQYDKPYNPGYQVAYGILAEVEEHPFDTSKMLFMDWRDSHLNNNMKLKERNRKVPTFLYAMPFSSNRIFLEETSLVARPGLRMDDIQERMVARLSHLGIKVTSIEEDEQCVIPMGGPLPVIPQRVVGIGGTAGMVHPSTGYMVARTLAAAPVVANAIIQYLGSDKDHLGNELSASVWKDLWPIERRRQREFFCFGMDVLLKLDLSATRRFFDAFFDLEPHYWHGFLSSRLFLPELMFFGLSLFSHASNTSRLEIMTKGTVPLVTMINNLLKDTE is encoded by the coding sequence ATGGATACATTGTTGAAAACCCCAAATAAGCTTGAATTTCTACAACCCTTTCATGGATTTGCTGTTAAAGGTAGCTCCTTTAGCTCTGTAAAGCCTCTGAAGCttggttttaaaaaattttgtgaGAATTGGGGAAGAGGGGTTTGTGCTAAAGCTAGGAGTAGTACTCTTTTGGAGCTTGTACCTGAGATAAAGAAGGAAAATCTTGATTTTGAGCTTCCTATGTGTGACCCTTCAAAAGGGCTTGTTGTAGATCTAGCTGTGGTTGGTGGTGGACCTGCTGGGCTTGCTGTTGCACAGCAGGTTTCGGAGGCTGGGTTATCGGTTTGCTCGATTGACCCGTCCCCTAAATTGATATGGCCTAACAACTATGGTGTTTGGGTGGATGAATTTGAGGCCATGGATTTGTTGGATTGCCTTGATGCGACATGGTCAGGTGCTGTTGTTTATGTCGATGATGATAAAACTAAGAATCTTGATAGACCTTATGGAAGGGTTAATAGGAAACAGCTCAAGTCGAAAATGATGCAGAAATGCATAATAAATGGTGTTAAATTTCACCAAGCAAAAGTTATAAAGGTAATTCATGAGGAAGCTAAATCTATGCTGATTTGCAGTGATGGTGTGACTATTCAGGCAACAGTGGTTCTTGATGCGACGGGATTCTCTAGATGTCTTGTTCAGTATGATAAGCCATATAATCCTGGGTATCAAGTAGCTTATGGCATATTGGCAGAAGTGGAGGAACATCCCTTCGATACAAGTAAGATGCTTTTTATGGATTGGCGAGATTCCCATCTTAATAACAATATGAAGCTGAAAGAGAGGAACAGAAAAGTTCCAACTTTTCTCTATGCCATGCCATTTTCATCAAACAGAATATTTCTTGAAGAAACCTCCCTTGTAGCTCGTCCTGGATTACGTATGGATGATATTCAAGAACGAATGGTGGCTCGTTTGAGTCACTTGGGTATAAAAGTTACGAGCATTGAAGAAGATGAGCAGTGTGTGATCCCAATGGGAGGCCCCCTTCCAGTAATACCTCAGAGGGTAGTTGGAATTGGTGGTACTGCTGGCATGGTTCATCCTTCTACGGGTTATATGGTAGCAAGGACGCTAGCTGCAGCTCCTGTCGTTGCTAATGCAATAATTCAGTACCTTGGTTCTGATAAGGACCATCTAGGTAATGAGTTATCGGCATCTGTTTGGAAAGATTTGTGGCCAATAGAAAGGAGACGTCAAAGAGAATTCTTTTGCTTTGGTATGGATGTTCTTCTGAAGCTTGATTTATCCGCTACAAGAAGGTTTTTCGATGCCTTTTTTGATCTAGAACCTCATTATTGGCATGGTTTCTTGTCATCTCGGCTGTTTCTTCCTGAACTCATGTTTTTCGGTCTATCCCTTTTCTCTCATGCTTCAAATACTTCTAGATTAGAGATAATGACCAAAGGAACTGTTCCTTTGGTAACTATGATTAACAATTTGTTAAAGGATACAGAATGA
- the LOC107032447 gene encoding BTB/POZ domain and ankyrin repeat-containing protein COCH-like, which produces MNSLEDSLKTLSLDYLNLLINGQAFSDVTFSVEGRLIHAHRCILAARSLFFRKFFCGPESASVSGPRLGPFGGGAASSPRGTTSCSQVVIPVNTVGYEVFLLMLQFLYSGQVSIVPQKHEPRPNCGERNCWHTHCTSAVDLALDTLSAARSFGVEQLALLTQKHLISMVEKASIEDVMKVLIASRKQDMHQLWTTCSHLVAKSGLPPEILAKHLPIDVVAKIEDLRLKSSISRRSLIPHHHHNHHHQHQMSSNIELEDQKIRRMRRALDSSDVELVKLMVMGEGLNLDESLALHYAVENCSREVVKALLELGAADVNYQAGPSCKSPLHLAAEMVSPDMVAVLLDHHADPNTQTVDGITPLDILRTLTSDFLFKGAIPGLTHIEPNKLRLCLELVQSAAMVISREEGETNNNQSSENMYTHVREDHSSSTSSGNNNLNLDSRMVYLNLGANVANHHHHHQMACKMNNNNDHDCSSSHNNQNPSTMYHHHHHSHEY; this is translated from the exons ATGAATAGTCTTGAAGATTCCTTAAAAACTCTCTCTTTAGATTATCTAAATCTTCTCATCAATGGTCAAGCTTTTAGTGATGTTACTTTTAGTGTTGAAGGTCGTTTAATACATGCTCATAGATGCATCTTAGCTGCTAGAAGTCTCTTCTTCCGCAAATTCTTCTGCGGGCCGGAGTCAGCATCTGTCTCCGGCCCGCGGTTGGGCCCGTTCGGCGGTGGCGCTGCGTCGTCGCCGAGGGGCACAACAAGTTGTTCACAGGTAGTAATACCTGTGAACACTGTAGGGTATGAGGTGTTTTTGTTGATGTTACAATTTTTGTATAGTGGACAAGTTTCAATTGTGCCACAAAAACATGAACCAAGGCCTAATTGTGGTGAAAGAAACTGTTGGCATACACATTGCACATCAGCCGTTGATCTTGCACTTGATACACTCTCAGCCGCTAGATCTTTTGGAGTTGAACAACTTGCTTTGCTTACTCag AAGCATTTGATAAGCATGGTGGAAAAAGCTTCAATTGAGGATGTGATGAAAGTTTTAATAGCTTCAAGAAAACAAGACATGCATCAACTTTGGACTACTTGTTCTCATTTGGTTGCAAAATCAGGTCTCCCACCTGAAATCCTAGCCAAACACCTCCCTATTGATGTTGTTGCCAAAATCGAAGATCTTCGTCTCAAATCCTCTATATCGAGAAGATCTTTAATCCCTCATCATCATCACAACCATCACCATCAACATCAAATGTCCTCGAACATTGAGCTCGAGGACCAGAAGATCCGACGAATGAGACGAGCGCTCGATTCGTCGGACGTTGAATTAGTCAAACTTATGGTAATGGGAGAAGGTTTAAATCTTGATGAGTCACTCGCGTTACATTACGCGGTTGAAAATTGTAGCCGCGAAGTTGTAAAGGCTTTACTTGAGCTCGGCGCGGCCGATGTAAATTACCAGGCCGGGCCGAGCTGTAAAAGCCCGTTACACTTAGCGGCCGAAATGGTCTCACCGGATATGGTTGCGGTTCTACTAGATCATCATGCTGACCCGAATACCCAAACGGTCGATGGGATTACACCACTCGATATTCTAAGAACCCTAACTTCTGATTTTTTATTCAAAGGTGCGATCCCTGGTCTAACTCATATCGAACCAAATAAACTACGTCTATGTCTTGAGTTAGTTCAATCCGCGGCTATGGTAATTTCACGAGAGGAGGGTGAAACGAATAACAATCAATCTTCGGAGAACATGTATACACATGTTCGTGAAGATCATAGTTCGAGTACGAGCAGTGGAAACAATAACTTGAATTTGGATTCAAGAATGGTGTATTTGAATCTTGGTGCAAATGTAgcaaatcatcatcatcatcatcaaatgGCATgcaaaatgaataataataatgatcaTGATTGCAGCAGTAGCCACAATAATCAGAATCCATCAACAAtgtatcatcatcatcatcattctcatgagtattag
- the LOC107002372 gene encoding beta-glucuronosyltransferase GlcAT14A, translating to MGIKFFMFSFILTSLFLILIYIPTQFSHSPITIFKPKKSFIISNTTTNPYPVKFAYLISASKGDVAKLKRLLFSLYHPGNFYLIHLDLDAPENEHQEISRFVSDNSVFGEINNVWVVGKPNLVTYRGPTMLATTLHAMAMLLKIAKWDWFINLSASDYPLVTQDDLIHAFSDLPRDLNFVQHTSHMGWKLNKRGKPIIIDPGLHTLNKSEIWWVIKQRSLPTAFKLYTGSAWTILSRSFAEYCIIGWENLPRTLLLYYTNFVSSPEGYFQTVICNSEEYRNTTVNHDLHYITWDIPPKQHPRSLGPKDYRRMVLSNRPFARKFKNNNIVLNKIDRDLLRRRNGQYFSAGGWCSNDDDRGCLNLQVEKYGVLKPGMGARRLRTLLKKLVSAPHFAKRQCR from the exons ATGGGTATCAagtttttcatgttttcattCATTCTAACCTCACTTTTCCTCATTCTTATCTACATACCTACTCAATTTTCCCACTCACCCATCACCATTTTTAAGCCAAAAAAAAGCTTCATAATCTCAAATACCACAACTAACCCTTACCCTGTGAAATTTGCTTACTTGATCTCTGCTTCTAAAGGAGATGTAGCAAAGctaaaaagacttctttttTCACTTTACCATCCTGGTAATTTTTACTTGATTCACTTAGATTTAGATGCACCAGAAAATGAACACCAAGAAATTTCAAGATTTGTAAGTGACAACTCTGTTTTTGGAGAAATTAATAATGTTTGGGTTGTTGGAAAGCCAAATTTAGTGACATATAGAGGACCAACTATGTTAGCTACAACACTACATGCAATGGCTATGCTTTTGAAGATTGCTAAATGGGATTGGTTTATTAATCTAAGTGCTTCTGATTATCCTTTAGTTACTCAAGATG ATCTGATCCATGCCTTCTCTGACTTACCAAGAGATCTAAATTTTGTACAACACACTAGCCACATGGGGTGGAAGct GAATAAGAGAGGAAAGCCAATTATTATAGATCCTGGTCTTCATACTCTAAACAAATCAGAGATTTGGTGGGTTATCAAGCAAAGAAGTCTTCCAACTGCTTTCAAGCTTTATACAG GTTCAGCTTGGACAATATTGTCGAGATCATTTGCTGAATACTGCATAATAGGCTGGGAAAATCTTCCAAGAACTCTACTTCTCTACTACACGAATTTTGTGTCGTCTCCAGAGGGTTATTTCCAAACAGTCATATGCAACTCTGAGGAATACAGGAACACCACAGTGAACCATGATCTTCACTACATTACATGGGACATCCCTCCGAAACAACATCCAAGATCCCTTGGTCCGAAGGATTACAGGAGAATGGTTTTAAGCAACAGGCCATTTGCTCGGAAgttcaagaacaacaacattGTACTTAATAAAATTGATCGCGATCTTCTCAGAAGACGAAATGGACAGTACTTCTCAGCTGGAGGATGGTGCTCCAATGACGATGATCGAGGTTGTTTGAATCTACAGGTTGAGAAATATGGCGTTTTAAAGCCTGGAATGGGTGCGAGAAGGTTGAGaactttattgaaaaaattggtATCTGCACCACATTTTGCTAAGAGGCAGTGTAGATGA